One Peribacillus simplex NBRC 15720 = DSM 1321 genomic region harbors:
- a CDS encoding pseudouridine synthase, with translation MRIDKILSNIGYGSRKEVKKLLKSGAVKVNERLLKDPKEQVDPDTEIVTVHGERVEYREFIYLMMNKPPGVLSATEDKHQETVIDILEPEDSVFEPFPVGRLDKDTEGLLLITNDGKLAHQLLSPKKHVPKTYFAVIDGEVTERDIEAFRSGVTLDDGYETKPGELNILKSGLTSDIELTIMEGKFHQVKRMFEAVGKRVVYLKRLSMGSLQLDEELELGEYRELTAEELEQLKAGQPTE, from the coding sequence ATGAGAATAGATAAGATTTTATCCAATATTGGTTATGGCAGCAGGAAAGAAGTGAAAAAGCTCCTGAAATCCGGCGCCGTCAAGGTCAATGAAAGGCTGCTTAAGGACCCGAAAGAACAAGTGGACCCTGATACGGAAATCGTGACGGTTCATGGTGAACGTGTTGAATACAGGGAATTCATCTATTTAATGATGAATAAACCGCCAGGCGTATTGTCGGCAACGGAAGACAAACACCAAGAAACGGTCATCGACATCTTGGAGCCAGAAGATTCGGTTTTCGAGCCATTTCCTGTAGGCCGTCTTGATAAGGACACAGAAGGTTTATTGCTGATCACGAATGACGGAAAGCTTGCCCACCAACTGCTTTCCCCAAAGAAACATGTCCCTAAAACATATTTTGCGGTCATTGATGGCGAAGTAACGGAACGGGATATCGAGGCATTCCGCAGCGGTGTGACCTTGGATGATGGATACGAAACAAAACCAGGTGAATTGAACATTTTAAAATCAGGTCTGACATCAGATATCGAGCTGACGATCATGGAAGGGAAGTTCCATCAGGTGAAGCGGATGTTTGAGGCCGTTGGCAAACGTGTCGTCTACCTAAAGCGTCTTTCCATGGGGAGTTTACAGCTTGATGAGGAACTTGAGCTTGGTGAATACCGTGAGTTAACGGCGGAGGAGCTTGAACAGTTAAAGGCGGGCCAACCGACTGAATGA
- a CDS encoding NAD(P)/FAD-dependent oxidoreductase, which translates to MKYDVVVIGGGPSGLMAAIAAGEKGSHVLLVDKGEKLGRKLAISGGGRCNVTNRLSIDEIIQHIPGNGRFLYSAFSEFNNEDIIQFFEKLGVALKEEDHGRMFPVNDKAQSVVDALLTRLSNLKVTIYKNSPVAEVLYEHGKTSGVRLKDGQAIDTDAVVIAVGGKSVPHTGSTGDGYAWAKKAGHTITELFPTEVPVLSHETFIKDRTLQGLALRDVSLSVLNPKGKALITHRMDMLFTHFGVSGPAVLRCSQFVVKAMKKWNLSEVTMKLDALPDRNKEEVFQDIMKEIKAEPKKAIKNTLKGLVPERYLHFLLERSGIDLQEQGATISNEKIRRFAELCKDFQFGVHGTQPLEKAFVTGGGVSVKEIHPKEMASKLMDGLYFCGEILDIHGYTGGYNITSALVTGRLAGMNAAMYARS; encoded by the coding sequence TTGAAATATGATGTAGTGGTAATTGGCGGCGGTCCTTCCGGATTGATGGCAGCAATTGCAGCCGGGGAAAAAGGTTCCCATGTCTTGTTAGTGGATAAAGGCGAAAAGCTTGGCAGGAAACTTGCAATCTCGGGCGGCGGACGCTGCAACGTGACGAACAGGCTCTCAATCGATGAAATCATTCAGCATATCCCTGGAAACGGGCGATTTCTATACAGTGCATTCTCAGAGTTCAATAATGAAGACATTATTCAATTCTTTGAAAAATTAGGCGTGGCTCTTAAAGAAGAGGACCATGGCCGGATGTTCCCTGTCAACGATAAAGCACAAAGTGTCGTGGATGCCCTTCTGACGCGCCTGTCGAATTTAAAAGTAACGATTTATAAGAACTCTCCAGTTGCGGAAGTTCTCTATGAACATGGAAAAACAAGCGGTGTCCGGTTGAAAGATGGACAGGCCATTGATACAGATGCAGTCGTAATTGCAGTCGGCGGGAAATCAGTTCCTCACACCGGTTCAACCGGAGACGGCTACGCATGGGCTAAAAAGGCGGGGCACACGATTACCGAACTGTTCCCAACAGAAGTTCCCGTACTCAGCCATGAAACATTCATTAAAGATCGAACACTTCAAGGACTCGCACTTCGCGATGTTTCATTGAGTGTCCTTAACCCAAAAGGCAAGGCCCTGATCACACACCGAATGGACATGCTCTTCACCCATTTTGGCGTCTCCGGTCCTGCTGTTCTAAGATGCAGCCAATTCGTCGTGAAAGCGATGAAAAAATGGAACCTATCGGAAGTGACCATGAAACTCGATGCCCTGCCGGACCGAAACAAGGAAGAGGTTTTTCAAGACATCATGAAGGAAATCAAAGCCGAACCGAAAAAAGCCATAAAAAACACCTTAAAAGGTTTAGTTCCTGAACGATACCTTCACTTCCTGCTTGAGCGAAGCGGCATCGACCTTCAAGAACAAGGAGCGACGATATCAAATGAAAAAATCCGCCGCTTTGCAGAATTATGCAAGGACTTCCAATTCGGAGTACACGGCACCCAGCCGCTAGAAAAAGCCTTCGTCACAGGAGGAGGCGTATCCGTCAAAGAAATACATCCAAAAGAAATGGCATCCAAACTAATGGACGGACTGTATTTCTGCGGTGAAATTCTGGATATACACGGATACACAGGCGGCTATAATATCACATCGGCATTAGTAACTGGAAGACTCGCCGGAATGAATGCTGCCATGTATGCCCGTTCATAA
- a CDS encoding MGMT family protein, producing MTYGQIGQLAGSPRGARQVVRILHSSSKKHDLPWHRVINAKGEIGIKAEGAAEHQKAMLESEGITFTERNTIDLEAFRYHPEIF from the coding sequence ATGACATATGGTCAGATCGGACAGCTTGCCGGAAGTCCGCGCGGTGCAAGGCAGGTCGTAAGGATCCTTCATTCAAGCAGCAAGAAACATGACCTTCCTTGGCACCGGGTAATCAATGCCAAGGGAGAAATCGGCATAAAAGCGGAGGGCGCCGCAGAACACCAGAAGGCGATGCTGGAGAGTGAAGGCATCACATTCACGGAACGGAATACCATTGACCTCGAAGCTTTTCGCTATCATCCAGAAATATTTTGA
- a CDS encoding DeoR family transcriptional regulator → MKPSTNRMLTRIKSVYMFISNNGTVSTQELVEEFGITPRTVQRDLNVLAYNDLVQSPSRGLWTTTSKKVKMSS, encoded by the coding sequence TTGAAACCTTCAACAAATCGCATGTTAACCCGTATTAAATCCGTTTATATGTTCATTAGTAATAACGGTACGGTTTCTACTCAAGAGCTTGTAGAAGAATTTGGCATCACTCCTCGAACTGTGCAGCGCGATTTAAATGTCTTAGCATACAATGACCTTGTTCAAAGCCCAAGCCGTGGCCTTTGGACGACAACAAGTAAAAAGGTGAAGATGTCATCGTAA
- a CDS encoding putative polysaccharide biosynthesis protein, with protein sequence MSSKFLKGAFILTLGAIISKVLGLFYVIPFEHMVGNKGATLYQYGYVPYTIFISFATAGMPLAVSKFISKYNALEEYAVGEKLFKSSLKLMVVTGFLAFLILYTMAPLFTGVFGVRQEDVSDVTEIIRAVSFALIFVPFMSIIRGFFQGHEAMEPTAISQVIEQIVRIVFLLAGVYVVLNVLDGELVRAIQVATFAATVGAVGGLVVLFWYWKKQKPHLDSLMKKDRGTMEISLKEIYKEIFLSSIPFIFVGIAMPLFQFADLLSFNKAMSSIGLQHVAEDALGVLNVYAQKLVLIPMTLATGFSMALLPSVTKAYVSEDSEELNRQLNQAFQILLFITIPAVVGMSVLADPIYSAFYSHDPLGISVLKAYAPVSILFALFSVSAAILQGINQQKYTVLSLLVGFLIKLSLNIPMIKLFETEGSVYATAFGYLAAVLLNLYVITYFTGYRYSLTIRRSVLITVFSIIMGLAAWGMFSLLSLWLTTEGRFQAILIVAVCAIFGALIYGALSLKSKLAHRLFGARIDRLKAKLGL encoded by the coding sequence ATGTCATCTAAGTTTTTAAAAGGGGCTTTTATATTAACGCTGGGAGCGATCATATCCAAGGTACTTGGTTTATTTTACGTCATCCCATTTGAACATATGGTTGGGAATAAAGGGGCTACCCTCTATCAATATGGGTACGTTCCATATACCATTTTCATTAGCTTTGCAACGGCAGGCATGCCGCTTGCTGTTTCTAAATTCATTTCGAAGTATAATGCGCTCGAGGAGTACGCCGTCGGTGAGAAGTTATTTAAATCGAGCCTGAAATTAATGGTTGTCACCGGTTTTCTCGCTTTTTTGATTCTCTATACGATGGCCCCGCTGTTTACTGGAGTCTTTGGGGTCAGGCAGGAAGATGTCAGTGATGTCACGGAGATCATACGGGCAGTCAGCTTCGCCTTGATTTTTGTACCGTTCATGAGCATCATCCGCGGCTTTTTTCAAGGTCATGAAGCGATGGAACCAACGGCCATATCTCAGGTTATCGAACAAATTGTCCGCATCGTGTTCCTTCTGGCTGGTGTGTATGTTGTTTTGAATGTCCTGGATGGAGAGTTAGTGAGAGCCATCCAAGTAGCTACCTTCGCGGCTACGGTCGGGGCTGTCGGCGGTTTAGTGGTGTTATTTTGGTATTGGAAAAAACAAAAACCCCATTTGGACAGCCTGATGAAGAAAGACCGGGGGACGATGGAAATTTCCCTGAAGGAGATCTATAAAGAAATATTTCTTTCGTCGATTCCTTTCATATTTGTCGGAATCGCGATGCCATTGTTTCAGTTTGCGGACCTATTGTCTTTCAATAAGGCGATGTCGTCCATCGGGTTGCAGCATGTCGCAGAAGATGCCCTTGGGGTTTTGAATGTATATGCCCAGAAGCTTGTCTTGATTCCGATGACGCTTGCAACCGGGTTTTCAATGGCGCTTCTTCCCTCGGTGACGAAGGCATATGTAAGCGAGGATTCGGAAGAGTTAAACCGCCAGCTGAACCAAGCCTTCCAAATTTTGTTGTTCATTACGATTCCAGCGGTCGTTGGCATGTCGGTGCTAGCCGATCCAATCTATAGTGCCTTTTACAGCCATGATCCACTTGGAATCAGTGTCCTGAAGGCATATGCGCCCGTTTCCATCTTGTTTGCGCTTTTTTCCGTTTCGGCGGCCATTTTACAAGGCATCAATCAGCAAAAATATACGGTGCTCAGCCTGCTTGTTGGCTTTTTAATCAAATTGAGCTTGAATATCCCGATGATCAAGTTGTTTGAAACGGAAGGATCCGTTTATGCCACGGCATTCGGCTACTTGGCTGCTGTGCTGCTGAATTTGTATGTCATTACCTACTTTACTGGATATCGTTACAGCCTTACCATCAGAAGATCTGTTTTGATAACTGTTTTTTCAATTATAATGGGACTGGCTGCATGGGGCATGTTCAGTTTATTATCGCTGTGGCTTACAACGGAAGGGCGCTTCCAAGCGATTTTGATCGTGGCCGTTTGTGCAATTTTTGGAGCTCTCATTTATGGGGCGCTTTCCTTGAAAAGCAAACTTGCCCATCGTTTGTTCGGTGCCCGGATCGATCGGTTAAAAGCTAAATTAGGATTATAA
- a CDS encoding DeoR/GlpR family DNA-binding transcription regulator has protein sequence MLPLERQKKIIELLTIRKVMKIAELTEELQVSIETIRRDINLLTKQGKIEKIYGGVKLVQSKFGESTIDERMFSQLEEKETIAQKCSEYINDGDCIYIDSGSTTYQIAKYIKQKKKLTVITSSIPVVNELIHSDIELLIIGGKVRRNEQSIVAFDYLFNFSELNISKAFICASGITVEKGISDYNLEEANTRKKIIDLSQEVYVAADSTKFGKDVTIGISSLDKIDYIITDDHLHKDFISSFKETDTHLILS, from the coding sequence ATGCTTCCACTTGAAAGGCAAAAGAAGATCATCGAGTTATTAACGATTAGAAAAGTTATGAAGATTGCCGAGCTTACTGAAGAACTGCAAGTTTCCATCGAAACCATCAGAAGGGATATAAACCTGCTTACAAAGCAAGGAAAAATAGAAAAGATCTATGGTGGCGTTAAGCTGGTTCAATCGAAGTTTGGAGAATCGACGATAGATGAACGGATGTTCAGTCAATTAGAAGAAAAGGAAACCATCGCCCAAAAATGCAGTGAGTATATCAACGATGGCGATTGCATTTATATCGATAGTGGTTCGACAACCTATCAAATCGCTAAATATATTAAACAGAAAAAGAAACTGACCGTGATAACCAGTTCGATCCCTGTTGTAAATGAGCTCATTCATAGCGATATCGAGTTATTGATCATAGGTGGGAAAGTAAGGAGAAATGAACAATCCATTGTTGCTTTTGACTACTTATTCAACTTTAGTGAATTGAATATTTCGAAAGCATTCATTTGTGCGAGTGGCATAACCGTTGAAAAAGGCATATCCGACTATAATTTAGAAGAAGCGAACACACGAAAAAAAATCATTGATTTATCCCAAGAAGTCTATGTTGCCGCTGACAGCACAAAGTTCGGGAAAGACGTGACCATCGGGATATCGTCACTGGATAAAATCGATTACATCATTACTGATGATCATTTACATAAAGATTTCATCTCTTCATTTAAAGAGACCGACACACATTTGATTCTTTCGTAA